Proteins encoded together in one Salvelinus fontinalis isolate EN_2023a chromosome 6, ASM2944872v1, whole genome shotgun sequence window:
- the si:ch211-198c19.1 gene encoding uncharacterized protein si:ch211-198c19.1, with protein sequence MANHTSALRCILLLLLAVALASALRTLDTNEQLEKTGFGTPPPRHGLKLLLWYVQTCIDNNMVSLCDPREGAYGFHMFKNYKLLLPKLKDQNLYNYYTIGNLHSHGAENLPYEVRRYYDKDNLLSNQDRVLVKYNQNNNHIEKIYISEHYKQRKTYMIGPNLLSSLRQPSRLAMIR encoded by the coding sequence ATGGCCAATCACACCAGCGCCCTGAGATGCATCCTGCTGCTGCTATTGGCCGTCGCTCTGGCCTCGGCTTTGAGAACATTGGACACGAATGAACAGCTGGAGAAGACCGGCTTCGGGACCCCGCCCCCTCGCCACGGCCTCAAACTACTCCTCTGGTATGTCCAGACCTGCATCGACAACAACATGGTGTCTCTCTGTGACCCCAGGGAGGGAGCATACGGGTTCCATATGTTCAAGAACTATAAACTGTTACTCCCCAAACTGAAAGACCAGAACCTGTACAACTACTACACCATTGGTAACCTCCATTCCCACGGTGCAGAGAACCTGCCCTATGAAGTGAGGCGGTACTACGACAAAGACAACCTCCTCAGCAACCAGGACAGGGTGTTGGTGAAGTACAACCAGAACAACAATCACATCGAGAAGATCTACATCTCAGAGCACTACAAGCAACGCAAGACGTACATGATTGGGCCcaatcttctctcctctctcagacaGCCCAGCAGGCTTGCAATGATACGATAG